From the Solanum stenotomum isolate F172 chromosome 4, ASM1918654v1, whole genome shotgun sequence genome, one window contains:
- the LOC125862363 gene encoding ubiquitin-conjugating enzyme E2 32: MAEDKYNLKNPAVKRILQEVKEMQSNPSDDFMSLPLEENIFEWQFAIRGPRDSEFEGGIYHGRIQLPAEYPFKPPSFMLLTPNGRFETQTKICLSISNHHPEHWQPSWSVRTALVALIAFMPTSPNGALGSLEYTKEERRVLAIKSRDVAPRYGTPERQKLIDEIHDYMLSKAPPVPQATTSPAPEEQNSNREDEVQESPENPSNEATEERRPNPSVADTTTEERRELALDADPVQAPIEPPAVRPNEHRILHTPQQSIPRQADDRFFTWAAVGLTIAILALLIKKFMKANGHGAVFMDES; the protein is encoded by the exons ATGGCGGAAGACAAGTATAATCTGAAAAATCCAGCGGTGAAGAGAATCTTACAGGAGGTTAAAGAGATGCAATCAAACCCTTCCGATGATTTCATGAGCCTTCCTCTTGAG GAGAACATATTTGAATGGCAATTTGCAATCAGGGGTCCACGAGATTCTGAGTTTGAAGGGGGGATTTATCATGGACGAATCCAGTTGCCAGCCGAATATCCTTTCAAGCCTCCTTCTTTCATGCTTTTGACA CCAAATGGACGTTTTGAAACTCAAACCAAGATTTGTTTGAGTATTTCTAATCATCATCCTGAGCACTGGCAACCGTCATGGAGTG TTCGCACTGCGCTGGTAGCTCTGATCGCATTTATGCCTACCAGCCCAAATGGTGCCCTTGGATCACTAGAATACACAAAGGAAGAAAGGCGTGTTTTAGCTATTAAATCTCGTGATGTGGCTCCAAGATATGGGACTCCTGAGCGCCAGAAGCTGATTGACGAG ATACATGATTACATGCTAAGCAAAGCACCACCAGTTCCTCAAGCTACTACCTCACCAGCTCCTGAAGAACAGAACAGTAATAGAGAGGACGAGGTTCAAGAGAGTCCTGAGAACCCCAGCAATGAAGCTACTGAAGAAAGACGTCCTAATCCATCTGTTGCTGACACAACTACTGAAGAAAGACGTGAATTGGCTTTAGATGCTGATCCTGTACAGGCACCTATAGAGCCCCCTGCTGTTCGACCTAATGAGCATCGGATATTGCATACACCTCAACAGAGCATTCCGAGGCAGGCTGATGACCGTTTCTTCACATGGGCAGCAGTTGGACTTACAATCGCTATACTTGCACTTCTGATTAAGAAATTCATGAAAGCTAATGGACACGGTGCTGTCTTTATGGATGAATCGTAA